One window from the genome of Deinococcus psychrotolerans encodes:
- a CDS encoding transposase: MTSVPEILQFSIRSARHCPAWLSGAESIDGFRRTACWKAFFGYLIDVSTQVAPRDVRGRDEPLSRWSRPATVKSPSAVSRFCNHYSWNIRAVIRAMRQHALDEFERFRRVPYSHQQRLELIVDMTSLHKEGKFEQLEPWIHRFNGVNGVHLVVLYLCHGSRRFPWSFLVWRGKGQPSPADLALKMLTRLPDELVKRHSRVPLVLADAGFCSKAFIAGVVQLGLKVSITIPSNRVTAQGHPIGQVTRQRQAITLPGLPDLRLWLYWVWLSNSGDGTRKKRYVISTLNVVPDTIRANGRKRWRIEALFKTLKSRFGLHRSGQYTKRGMLRYCCLCFLSDVLCHLETLEDASASARVWPDWRAVAQQLRRKYCGLVRLSELRKEIQTIEDVLDCVLLI; encoded by the coding sequence GTGACCTCAGTACCTGAGATCTTGCAGTTTTCGATCAGATCAGCAAGACACTGTCCAGCATGGCTTTCCGGTGCAGAATCCATAGATGGATTTAGGAGAACAGCGTGCTGGAAAGCTTTTTTCGGCTATCTCATCGACGTTTCAACGCAAGTAGCACCGCGAGACGTTCGAGGTCGTGATGAACCTCTTTCTCGCTGGTCAAGGCCAGCTACTGTTAAATCTCCCTCGGCAGTCAGCCGATTTTGCAATCACTACAGCTGGAATATTCGTGCGGTCATCCGGGCCATGCGCCAACACGCTCTCGATGAATTCGAACGCTTTCGACGTGTGCCTTACAGTCACCAGCAGCGTCTGGAACTGATTGTTGACATGACCTCGCTGCACAAGGAGGGGAAATTTGAGCAGCTTGAACCCTGGATTCACCGCTTCAATGGGGTCAACGGCGTGCATCTGGTCGTGCTCTATCTCTGCCACGGCTCAAGGCGTTTCCCTTGGTCGTTTCTCGTCTGGCGCGGCAAAGGACAGCCGTCGCCAGCGGACCTCGCCCTGAAGATGTTGACTCGTCTCCCCGACGAGCTAGTTAAGCGGCACTCGCGAGTGCCGTTGGTGCTCGCCGACGCTGGGTTTTGTAGCAAAGCGTTTATTGCTGGTGTCGTGCAACTTGGCCTGAAGGTTTCTATCACGATTCCAAGCAATCGTGTGACAGCACAAGGACACCCCATTGGACAGGTCACACGGCAAAGGCAGGCCATCACCCTCCCAGGACTTCCAGATCTTCGACTCTGGCTGTACTGGGTCTGGCTGTCGAATTCGGGCGATGGAACACGTAAGAAACGTTACGTCATATCGACCCTAAACGTCGTCCCAGACACTATCCGGGCCAACGGTCGAAAGCGCTGGCGGATCGAAGCGCTGTTCAAGACATTGAAGAGTCGGTTTGGTCTCCACCGCTCTGGGCAATACACCAAACGGGGCATGCTCCGGTATTGCTGCCTGTGCTTCCTGAGTGATGTCCTCTGCCATCTGGAAACCCTGGAGGATGCATCAGCATCCGCCAGGGTTTGGCCAGACTGGCGAGCGGTCGCACAACAGCTCAGACGAAAATACTGCGGCCTGGTGCGGCTTTCTGAACTTAGGAAAGAAATTCAAACGATAGAAGACGTGCTGGACTGTGTTTTGCTGATCTAA